One genomic segment of Zymoseptoria tritici IPO323 chromosome 5, whole genome shotgun sequence includes these proteins:
- the MgAMS1 gene encoding putative alpha-mannosidase I (Alpha-Mannosidase I (Signal p secreted) (Glycosyl Hydroloase Family 38)) — MGGETKPTTAHASASYPQLAERPKGKIISDIYQGRLKQFTDNGQYKEQGLLAKLYEGRLAGEPHVKLSVWSAPNLTRPTFKEATSKDNEYHKTEKGQSFGPSWSTHWFKVQFTVPQEWSYKPCVELHWDSSSEGMVWTEDGKPLQGLTGNGERVEWIVPKEYRTAKEHTIYIEIACNGMFGNAPGGDSIQPPDPNKYFKLEEADLVSVNLDARALFYDFWIIGDAAREFPKDSWEQHEALKVCNNIMDCFIAGEGSNVCLKECRAIAKRYLGDKIDSEEVYDGKQEALVLGIGHCHIDTCWLWPWDETKRKVARSWSNQCDLLDRYKEHRFCASQAQQYKWLEKLYPYVFDRVKTHVKKGNFQPIGGSWVEHDTNMPSGESLVRQFLYGQRFFESRFGERCRTFWLPDTFGYSSQLPQLCRLAGMNRFFTQKLSWNNINNFPHTTFNWISLDGSQVICHMCPAETYTAEAHFGDVKRSVTQHKSMDQDPSSLLVFGKGDGGGGPTWGHIEKLRRCRGLSDKIGLLPRVKMGDSVEDFFDRLEKNQASKKTELVTWYGELYFELHRGTYTTQHNNKRNNRKSEILLHDIEYLATLATIKGGKSYKYPKKEIDSMWESVLLCQFHDCLPGSSIEMCYDDSDKEYAKVFRTGKKILKEALEALGFSDYECNTPVALNTLGWQRHERPVLRDIGGRFKSLNIVGQPTGSDSSHSDVMGVATVEDLGEDVFVLENSKLRVKLEGGVITSLFDKQAKRETVPKGEKANQLVLFDDKPLYWQAWDVEVFHLESRKELKPSSRSEITARSPFHVAVTTLTKISDKSWIKVTVSLSTVSEAQTSYVQTEAEVEWHETMKFLKVEFPTTIKNTEASYETQFGIVRRPTHYNTTWDMAKFEVCCHKWADLSEHGYGVSVLNDCKYGFATVGNLMRLSLLRAPKAPDAHADMGRHKMRWAVLPHTGALSETTVRAGFEFNNPMAVHQHPAPETLKSLLSAFKLTPESSPSLIVDTVKRGEDDEDASNGDMPAKKGRHVVLRVYDSLGGTSRGTISLGPVEVKKAWRCNLLEDELEEMKIGKDGLEIELRAFEVASFKLLLA, encoded by the exons ATGGGCGGCGAGACGAAACCGACGACGGCCCACGCCTCTGCAAGCTACCCGCAGCTCGCGGAGCGACCCAAGGGCAAGATCATATCTGACATCTATCAAGGCCGCCTGAAGCAGTTCACCGACAACGGACAATACAAAGAGCAAGGACTTCTTGCAAAGCTCTACGAGGGGCGTCTCGCTGGCGAGCCGCATGTCAAACTGAGCGTCTGGAGTGCCCCTAACCTCACTCGTCCAACATTCAAGGAGGCAACGAGCAAGGACAATGAGTACCACAAGACGGAGAAAGGACAGTCGTTCGGACCAAGTTGGAGCACTCATTGGTTCAAGGTGCAGTTCACGGTCCCACAAGAATGGAGCTACAAGCCATGTGTTGAGCTTCACTGGGACTCGAGCAGCGAGGGCATGGTCTGGACTGAAGATGGCAAGCCGCTCCAAGGGCTCACAGGAAATGGCGAAAGAGTTGAGTGGATCGTGCCCAAGGAATACAGAACCGCAAAAGAGCACACAATATACATCGAGATCGCATGCAACGGCATGTTTGGCAACGCACCCGGAGGTGATTCTATCCAGCCTCCAGATCCGAACAAGTACTTTAAGCTTGAGGAAGCCGACCTCGTCAGCGTTAATCTCGATGCTCGGGCGTTGTTCTACGACTTCTGGATCATTGGCGATGCCGCGCGAGAATTTCCAAAAGACAGCTGGGAACAGCACGAGGCGCTGAAAGTGTGCAACAACATCATGGACTGCTTCATCGCTGGCGAGGGATCGAATGTCTGTTTGAAGGAATGCAGAGCAATAGCAAAGAGGTACCTTGGCGACAAGATCGACTCGGAGGAAGTGTATGACGGCAAACAGGAGGCTCTAGTCCTGGGGATTGGTCACTGCCACATTGATACTTGCTGGTTGTGGCCgtgggacgagacgaagcgcAAGGTGGCTCGAAGCTGGTCGAATCAATGTGATCTGCTGGACAGATACAAAGAGCATCGTTTCTGTGCTTCACAAGCTCAGCAGTACAAATGGCTCGAGAAGCTATAC CCATACGTCTTTGATCGAGTGAAGACGCACGTCAAGAAGGGCAACTTCCAGCCCATTGGTGGTTCGTGGGTCGAGCACGACACGAATATGCCCAGCGGCGAGTCTCTTGTGCGCCAATTCCTCTACGGCCAGCGCTTCTTCGAGTCTCGATTTGGAGAACGATGTCGTACTTTCTGGCTTCCAGACACCTTTGGTTATTCCTCACAGCTCCCACAACTGTGCCGGCTGGCGGGCATGAATCGCTTCTTTACCCAGAAACTCAGCTGgaacaacatcaacaacttCCCGCACACGACGTTCAACTGGATCAGTCTTGACGGTTCACAAGTTATATGCCACATGTGCCCAGCGGAGACATACACAGCTGAAGCCCACTTTGGCGATGTGAAGAGGTCCGTCACGCAGCACAAGAGCATGGATCAAGACCCGAGCTCGCTGTTGGTGTTCGGCAaaggcgacggcggcggtggtccAACCTGGGGTCACATCGAAAAGCTGCGTCGCTGCCGCGGCTTGAGCGATAAGATTGGTCTGTTGCCTCGTGTGAAAATGGGCGACAGTGTagaggacttcttcgatcgCTTGGAGAAGAATCAGGCATCTAAGAAGACCGAATTGGTGACCTGGTACGGCGAGCTATACTTTGAGCTCCATCGCGGGACTTATACAAcccaacacaacaacaagagGAACAATAGAAAATCCGAGATCCTTCTGCACGATATCGAATATTTGGCGACTCTCGCAACGATCAAAGGCGGCAAATCCTACAAGTACCCCAAGAAGGAGATCGACTCAATGTGGGAAAGCGTACTGCTTTGCCAATTCCACGACTGCTTGCCCGGCTCGTCCATCGAGATGTGCTACGACGACTCTGACAAGGAATATGCCAAGGTCTTCAGGACTGGGAAGAAGATCTTGAAAGAGGCTCTGGAGGCCTTGGGCTTCTCAGATTACGAGTGCAACACTCCTGTCGCTTTGAATACCCTTGGCTGGCAAAGGCACGAACGACCTGTGCTTCGCGACATTGGTGGACGCTTCAAGAGCTTGAACATCGTGGGTCAGCCTACTGGCAGCGACTCGTCACACTCCGATGTCATGGGCGTAGCGACCGTGGAAGATCTCGGCGAGGACGTATTCGTGCTGGAGAACTCCAAGCTGCGCGTCAAACTCGAGGGTGGTGTGATCACCTCGCTGTTCGACAAGCAGGCCAAGCGGGAGACCGTCCCGAAGGGCGAAAAGGCCAATCAGCTCGTTTTGTTCGACGACAAGCCATTGTACTGGCAAGCTTGGGACGTCGAAGTGTTCCACCTCGAATCAAGGAAGGAGTTGAAACCCAGCAGCCGTAGTGAGATCACCGCAAGGTCTCCCTTCCACGTCGCTGTCACAACTCTCACCAAGATCTCGGACAAGTCCTGGATCAAGGTGACTGTATCTCTTTCCACGGTGAGCGAGGCGCAGACCTCTTACGTTCAAACCGAAGCGGAAGTCGAATGGCACGAGACGATGAAGTTCCTCAAGGTCGAGTTTCCCACCACGATCAAGAACACCGAGGCCTCCTACGAGACACAATTCGGCATCGTGCGCCGTCCGACTCACTACAATACCACCTGGGACATGGCCAAGTTCGAAGTGTGCTGCCACAAGTGGGCTGATTTGTCGGAGCATGGATATGGTGTCAGTGTTCTCAACGACTGCAAATACGGCTTCGCCACCGTGGGCAACCTCATGCGTCTTTCTCTCCTTCGAGCACCAAAAGCTCCAGACGCGCATGCCGACATGGGTCGCCACAAGATGAGATGGGCTGTCTTGCCGCATACAGGTGCGCTGAGTGAGACGACCGTCAGGGCTGGATTCGAGTTCAACAACCCGATGGCGGTTCATCAACACCCGGCACCGGAAACTCTCAAGAGCTTGCTGAGTGCTTTCAAGCTTACACCGGAAAGCTCACCGAGTCTGATTGTAGACACCGTCAAAcgtggcgaggacgacgaggacgctAGTAATGGCGACATGCCTGCGAAGAAGGGTAGGCACGTGGTTTTGAGAGTGTACGATAGCTTGGGTGGTACGAGCCGCGGTACGATCAGTCTTGGACCGGTAGAGGTCAAGAAGGCTTGGAGGTGCAACTTGCTGGAAGATGAGctcgaggagatgaagattgGTAAAGATGGGTTGGAGATTGAGTTGAGAGCTTTCGAGGTGGCGAGCTTTAAGCTGCTGCTTGCTTGA
- the CHS4 gene encoding chitin synthase, class IV (Chitin synthase, Class IV), with product MDNSGDLSRKKSMIRPERRRNDRDDPNYYYRKHAQNMNVMPSTTGVDPQMEDDLVTLSSNSALTRHDGLDAIPLQEKHPDRSGSRKVVNKLHRHASKKEREKVEKDIQRQKMKEEAGALTPWGAYCHAITFWAPNFMLSLFGKKFTEQQRAWREKIGLVSIILLVMAFVGFLTFGFTEAVCPQGGPLRLRINKVGPGYMIFHGKAYDLTRSQHPLARGVPGGSNVLFDADPPGKGRDGSFMFQNVNGHCKGLITAAPGSDVPTDNDGNLAWYFPCNPFNQDGSDNKEPNTTIPYYLGYACHTVKPARTAFYNLRSSGDVYFTWDDVRNTSRNLMVYSGDVLDLDLLNWFNSSQVSIPDKFTQIKENAAIRGKDVTQAFGSGQNKQIAQCFQEIIKVGSIDTETIGCIASKVVLYVSLIFIMSIVVIKFVLALAFQWVLSRKYAPKKTSMTSDKKKRAQQIEEWTDDIYRAPPKITDPASNSGGSDRTAKRSSFLPTTSRFTSPYAVERSTNKKSLPPTTMISQQSSNRLMSSNYGPTNRSDTALDSDSRASLMESHQFGTQRYSSVMHPETDMSGPQGFIHESVVPQPPPEWQPFGFPLAHTICLVTAYSEGPEGLRTTLDSVAMTDYPNSHKIIYIVCDGLIKGKGESMSTPDACISMMKDHSVLPNEVQAFSYVAVASGSKRHNMAKVYCGFYDYGADSVIPLERQQRVPMVVVVKCGTPDEAATSKPGNRGKRDSQIILMSFLQKVMFDERMTELEYEMFNGIWKLTGISPDFYEIVLMVDADTKVFPDSLTHMVSAMVKDPEIMGLCGETKIANKTQSWVSMIQVFEYFISHHQAKAFESVFGGVTCLPGCFCMYRIKTPKGGQNYWVPILANPDIVEHYSENIVNTLHKKNLLLLGEDRYLSSLMLKTFPKRKQMFIPQAVCKTTVPDTFNVLLSQRRRWINSTVHNLMELVLVRDLCGTFCFSMQFVLFIELVGTMVLPAAIAFTVYVLLNTAAPTIPLVLLALILGLPGVLIIITAHSLTYVLWMLIYLLSLPIWNFVLPVYAFWHFDDFSWGDTRQAAGDIKGSDKNGHGAQGEFDSSKITMKRWGDFEQERRLRAPQWNNSGHSLLGPISSRKQSLEMSTRLITK from the exons ATGGACAACAGCGGTGATCTATCACGAAAGAAGAGCATGATCAGACCAGAGAGGCGACGCAACGATCGGGATGACCCAAATTACTACTACCGCAAACATGCCCAGAACATGAACGTCATGCCTTCGACGACAGGCGTCGATCCGCAGATGGAGGATGATTTGGTGACACTGAGCTCGAACTCGGCTCTCACGAGACATGATGGGTTGGATGCTATACCCTTGCAAGAGAAGCACCCTGATCGAAGCGGTAGCAGAAAAGTCGTAAACAAGCTCCATCGCCATGCATCGAAGAAAGAGCGTGAGAAGGTGGAAAAAGACATTCAACGACAGAAGatgaaggaagaggccggCGCGTTGACGCCCTGGGGTGCGTACTGCCATGCGATTACATTCTGGGCTCCCAATTTCATGCTGTCTCTCTTTGGCAAGAAGTTCACAGAGCAGCAGCGTGCTTGGCGAGAGAAGATTGGACTCGTTTCCATCATTCTGCTCGTCATGGCGTTTGTCGGTTTCTTGACGTTTGGTTTCACCGAAGCAGTCTGTCCTCAGGGTGGCCCATTGAGACTACGAATCAACAAAGTTGGACCGGGATACATGATTTTCCACGGCAAAGCCTACGATTTGACACGCTCTCAGCATCCGCTGGCCAGAGGTGTCCCTGGAGGGAGCAACGTTTTATTCGACGCAGATCCACCAGGCAAGGGCAGGGACGGGAGCTTCATGTTCCAGAACGTCAACGGACATTGCAAAGGCTTGATCACAGCCGCCCCTGGCTCAGATGTTCCCACTGACAACGACGGTAACCTTGCTTGGTATTTCCCATGCAACCCGTTCAACCAGGACGGATCCGACAACAAGGAGCCAAATACGACAATCCCGTACTACTTGGGCTACGCTTGCCACACTGTCAAGCCTGCGAGAACGGCATTCTACAACCTCAGGTCTTCTGGCGATGTCTACTTCACCTGGGACGATGTTCGCAACACTTCTCGCAACTTGATGGTGTACTCTGGAGACGTGCTTGATCTCGATCTACTGAACTGGTTCAACTCCTCTCAAGTTTCCATTCCGGACAAGTTCACTCAAATCAAAGAAAATGCTGCTATTCGCGGCAAGGATGTTACTCAGGCCTTTGGCTCCGGACAGAACAAGCAAATTGCCCAGTGCTTCCAGGAGATCATCAAAGTCGGCTCGATCGATACAGAGACCATCGGCTGCATTGCTTCCAAAGTGGTGCTCTACGTCtccctcatcttcatcatgtCCATCGTGGTCATCAAGTTCGTTCTTGCTCTGGCTTTCCAGTGGGTTCTGAGTCGCAAGTACGCACCCAAGAAGACGAGCATGACCagcgacaagaagaagcgcgcACAGCAAATCGAAGAGTGGACAGACGACATCTACCGCGCGCCCCCGAAGATCACCGATCCCGCTTCGAACAGCGGAGGCAGCGACCGAACAGCGAAGCGCAGCAGTTTCCTTCCCACGACCTCGCGTTTCACCAGCCCGTACGCGGTCGAGAGAAGCacgaacaagaagagctTGCCACCAACCACCATGATCTCGCAACAGTCATCAAATCGTCTGATGTCGTCGAACTACGGCCCCACAAATCGCTCGGACACGGCACTAGACTCGGACAGCCGCGCAAGTCTGATGGAATCGCACCAATTTGGCACGCAGCGCTATAGCAGCGTCATGCATCCCGAGACCGATATGAGCGGACCTCAGGGCTTCATTCACGAGTCTGTCGTACCTCAGCCTCCGCCAGAGTGGCAGCCCTTCGGCTTTCCGCTGGCGCATACAATCTGTCTGGTCACTGCGTACTCCGAAGGACCAGAGGGTCTCCGCACCACGCTCGACTCCGTTGCCATGACCGACTATCCGAACAGCCACAAAATCATCTACATCGTCTGCGACGGTCTGATCAAAGGCAAAGGAGAGTCGATGTCTACTCCCGACGCTTGCATAAGCATGATGAAGGATCACTCCGTACTTCCAAACGAGGTTCAGGCATTCTCTTACGTTGCCGTCGCTAGCGGGAGCAAGCGACACAACATGGCCAAAGTCTACTGTGGTTTCTATGATTACGGCGCGGACAGCGTCATTCCTCTAGAGCGTCAACAACGTGTTCCGATGGTTGTGGTGGTAAAATGCGGCACTCCTGACGAGGCTGCAACTTCGAAGCCCGGCAACAGAGGCAAGCGTGACTCGCAGATCATCCTGATGTCCTTCCTCCAGAAAGTCATGTTCGATGAGCGCATGACTGAGCTGGAGTACGAGATGTTCAACGGTATCTGGAAGCTCACTGGCATATCTCCGGACTTTTACGAGATCGTGCTCATGGTGGACGCCGACACCAAGGTCTTCCCCGACTCTCTCACTCACATGGTCTCTGCCATGGTCAAAGATCCCGAGATTATGGGTCTCTGTGGTGAGACGAAGATTGCGAACAAGACCCAATCCTGGGTGTCCATGATCCAGGTGTTCGAATACTTCATCTCCCACCACCAGGCCAAGGCATTTGAGAGTGTCTTTGGTGGTGTTACCTGTCTGCCAGGTTGTTTCTGCATGTACCGCATCAAGACGCCCAAGGGAGGACAGAACTACTGGGTACCGATCCTGGCCAATCCGGATATCGTGGAGCACTACTCAGAGAACATTGTTAACACGCTTCATAAGAAGAACTTGCTGCTGTTGGGCGAAGATCGATACCTCAGTTCTCTGATGTTGAAGACTTTCCCGAAGCGCAAGCAGATGTTCATCCCGCAAGCAGTGTGCAAAACCACCGTGCCGGACACGTTCAATGTTCTGCTGTCCCAGCGTCGCAGATGGATCAACTCGACCGTGCACAATTTGATGGAGCTGGTCCTCGTCCGCGATCTCTGTGGTACCTTCTGCTTCAGTATGCAGTTCGTGCTCTTCATCGAGTTGGTCGGAACAATGGTGCTTCCAGCTGCCATCGCTTTCACCGTCTACGTCC TACTGAATACCGCCGCGCCGACCATCCCACTCGTTCTGCTTGCCCTGATTCTCGGTCTGCCCGGAGTGTTGATTATCATCACCGCACACAGTCTCACCTATGTCCTGTGGATGTTGATCTACCTGCTCTCGCTCCCAATCTGGAACTTCGTCCTGCCAGTGTACGCCTTCTGGCACTTTGATGATTTCTCCTGGGGAGACACGCGTCAAGCTGCCGGTGACATCAAGGGCTCGGACAAGAATGGCCACGGGGCTCAAGGTGAATTTGACTCCAGTAAAATCACCATGAAGCGATGGGGCGACTTTGAACAGGAGCGCAGACTTCGGGCTCCACAATGGAACAACTCGGGGCA CTCGTTACTGGGACCGATCAGCTCTCGCAAACAAAGCCTCGAAATGAGCACTCGACTCATCACCAAGTGA
- a CDS encoding Ca2+/calmodulin-dependent protein kinase yields the protein MALQGMLNKLHGQPDSYDRKSKYRMGRTLGAGTYGIVKEADGPSGKVAVKIILKKNVKGNDQMVYDELEMLQTLKHPHIVKFVDWFESRDKYYIITQLATGGELFDRICEMGKFTEKNASQTIRQVLEAVDYLHSKDVVHRDLKPENLLYLTREANSDLVLADFGIAKHLDSPEGVLKTMAGSFGYAAPEVMLKKGHSKPVDMWSLGVITYTLLCGYSPFRSESLTDLIDETRNGRVVFHERYWKDVSKEAKAFILSLLKADPHGRATSSQALQDPWIAGKGATDHNLLPEIKAYIARARLKRGVELVKLANRIENLKMQEDDEEDAAQEADIPADSLRAADDASRHSHGASAEATGTPQEETDPSKKRSLSKLAKSAIFREVVLAKVRELKAEEEAQKTISEAAGKGTK from the exons ATGGCCT TGCAAGGAATGCTGAACAAGCTCCATGGCCAACCCGACAGTTATGACCGCAAGAGCAAGTACCGCATGGGACGCACCCTCGGCGCCGGCACCTATGGTATCGTCAAGGAGGCCGATGGGCCCTCGGGCAAGGTCGCAGTAAAGATCATCCTCAAAAAGAACGTCAAGGGCAACGATCAGATGGTCTACGATGAGCTGGAAATGTTGCAGACCCTCAAACACCCACACATTGTCAAATTCGTCGACTGGTTCGAATCTCGGGACAAGTACTACATCATCACTCAGCTGGCCACGGGCGGTGAGCTGTTCGACCGTATCTGCGAGATGGGCAAGTTCACCGAGAAGAACGCCTCGCAGACCATCCGTCAAGTCCTCGAAGCCGTCGACTACCTCCACTCCAAAGACGTTGTCCATCGCGATCTCAAACCCGAGAACCTCCTCTACCTCACCCGCGAAGCCAACTCGGACCTCGTGCTCGCCGACTTTGGCATTGCCAAGCACCTCGACTCTCCTGAAGGCGTACTCAAAACCATGGCCGGCTCATTCGGCTACGCCGCGCCCGAAGTCATGCTCAAAAAGGGCCATAGTAAGCCCGTCGACATGTGGTCTCTCGGCGTCATCACCTACACCCTCCTATGCGGCTACTCCCCCTTCCGCTCCGAGTCGCTCACCGACCTGATCGACGAAACCCGTAACGGCCGCGTCGTCTTCCACGAACGCTACTGGAAAGACGTCTCAAAAGAGGCCAAAGccttcatcctctccctcctcaaagCCGACCCGCACGGCcgcgcgacctcctcgcAGGCTTTGCAGGACCCCTGGATCGCCGGCAAGGGCGCCACGGACCACAACTTGCTGCCCGAGATCAAGGCGTACATTGCACGCGCGCGTCTGAAGCGCGGTGTCGAATTGGTCAAGTTGGCCAATCGTATCGAGAATTTGAAGATgcaggaggacgatgaggaggatgccgCTCAGGAGGCGGACATTCCTGCCGACTCGTTGCGTGCTGCGGATGATGCGTCGAGGCATAGTCATGGTGCGTCGGCCGAGGCGACGGGAACGCCGCAGGAGGAGACGGATCCGAGTAAGAAGCGGAGTCTTAGCAAGTTGGCGAAGAGTGCGATTTTCCGAGAG gtcgtcctcgccaaagTTCGCGAATTGAaggcggaagaagaagcgcagaAGACGATTTCCGAAGCGGCAGGCAAAGGCACGAAGTGA